Below is a window of Fulvitalea axinellae DNA.
TCGCCATCATTATTGGACGGAATCGATTTGGTGATCCTGAATGGCAAATTTATGGTGGCCGAAAACGGAGCCGTTTGGCTGGATGAAACTGTTTTGCCTGCCAGGGCCTTGATGTGTTTGGCTGAAAGGGTGGCTATCGTCGTTTCCGATGACGAAATCGTGGCGGATATGCACGAAGCTTACTCCAAGCTTTCGGGAATGGATGGCGGTGGTTTCGGCTTGTTTTTGTCCGGACCGTCCAAAACCGCGGATATCGAGCAATCGCTTGTGCTCGGAGCTCACGGGGCCAAAACCCTTTCTATTTTTGTGATTAAAACTAAATCGAAATAGCTACCTGTAAATGTGTCCTGACTTTCTTTTCGGAATGTTAGGACATCGAAATCTATTTTTCAAACCCTAAATGATTTCCAACATGACCAATCAAACTCAATCGTCCGTAGCCGAGGACGTAAAGGTTTACAAGCAGTTTATCAACGGCGAATTTGTCGATACGAATTCGGGATCTTATTATGACGTAATCAACCCTTGTACGGAAGAGGTGCTTAGCCAAGTGGCCAACGGGGACGCCGAAGACGCCCGTTTGGCGTTGGAAGCCGCCCGCAACTCGCAAGACGCTTGGGCGAAACTCGCCGCTTGCGAAAGGGCTGGTTATTTGAAAGAAATGGCCAGAATTACCCGTGAGAACAGAGTGGAGCTGGCGACGATTTTGGCTAAAGAACAAGCCAAGATCCTTCCTTTGGCCCAAGTGGAAATCGACGTGACGGCCGAATATTTTGATTATAACGCCGGTTGGGCGCGTCGCGTGGAAGGCGAAATCATCCAGAGCGACAACCCTAAAGAGAATATTTACCTCTATAAAATGCCGATAGGGGTGACCGTGGGTATTTGCCCTTGGAACTTCCCGTTTTTCGTAATGGCCAGAAAAGTGGCTCCGGCTTTGGTTACGGGCAACACCAGCGTAATTAAGCCTAGCTCATTCGCTCCGAACACGATTATGCGTTTTGTGGAGTTGATCCAAGGTATTGGTTTGCCGAAAGGCGTATTGAACGTAATCTGCGGTTGGGGTTCCGATTGCGGACACGCTTTGGCCAGTAGCCCGATCACGGGTCTGGTAAGCTTGACCGGAAGCGTGGAAGCGGGCGAAAAAGTGATGGCCGCTTGCGCTCCGAATATCACGAAAGTGAATTTGGAACTTGGCGGAAAAGCTCCGGCAATCGTATGCGAAGACGCCGATTTGGAATTGGCCGTTACGGCGATCGTTAACTCGCGCGTGATTTACAGCGGGCAGGTTTGTAACTGCGCCGAGCGCGTATACGTGCACGAAGACGTTTACGAGCAGTTTATGGAAATGCTCGTTAAGCGCATGAGCGAGGTGAAAGTGGGTGACGCTTTGGCCGAAGATACGCCTGATATGAGTAGCCAAATCTCGCTTCAGCAATTGGAGAAAATCGAGGCTATGGTAGCCCGTGCCGTTGAGGAAGGATGTGAGGTTCTGACTGGCGGTGCCCGTGACGATCGTTTCGAGACCGGCTTCTTCTTTCAGCCTACGGTTTTGGCGAATTGCCGTCAGGAAATGGAAGTTATTCAGAAAGAAGTTTTCGGCCCCGTTCTTCCTGTCGTTAAGGTTAAGGATTTTGATGAGGCGATCGCTTTGGCTAATGACAGCGAGTACGGTCTGACTTCTTCGGTTTATACCCAAGACGCCAACAAAGCGATGAAGGCCGTAAACGAGATCAAGTTTGGCGAGACATATATCAACCGCCACAACTTTGAGGCTATCCAAGGCTTCCACGCTGGATGGAGAAAGTCGGGAATTGGCGGAGCGGACGGCAAACACGGAATGGAAGAGTATTTACAGACCAGAATGATATACTGGGAAAGGCATTGATGCGTTATTTCGTTAAGCGATGGGCGGTTTCCGGACAGCGGAACCGTCCATTGTTTTTGCGGTTTGGCTCAAATCCGTATTTTTACCGAAACGAAATAAAACAGTGCAAATGAAATCTGCCCCGATTTTAACCTTGATTCTCTTTTTAGCGGCGAAAAGCGCCGTTTTTTCTCAGAGTGTGCCTTCGTTAGTCGACGACACCGACCTTAAGCTGTATGTAGGCATCGAAGACTCTGTGAATAGCCTGAAAAGTAAGCTGATGGCTGAATACCGTGATTTGGTGGTGTCGGACCCGCTGATGGCCTCGGGAAAACGATTTCTTGAGATCAGGTCGATGGCAAAAGACCAAGGCTCATTAGCCGATAAGGTAACCGCTGACGAGTTGTCTGCCTTCAGGCATTTGGAAGAGTGTTACGAAAGCTATCAGGATTCTTTAAGGATTGTCAAGACGGAGCTTTTGGTGTCTGAATTGGGAATTGAAAAATTTAATATGATACGGCGGGCCATACGTGAAAACGAGGAAGTCCGGGCAAGGTATGAGATCTTTGCCAGAAAAGAAGAGGTGGCTTTATAAAGTCACCATTTTTTTTGGATCAATGTCTGGAGGCTATCCAATGGTATCTTAAGCTCGTAGCCTTCGACCATGTTGTCCGTTATTTTTCCCGGATTGTAGTAAAACAGAATTCCGTCTTCGGTCAGTGCGGAATTGTCGGAAAGATAGAACCTGTTGCCCTCAAATAGAAAACCGGCTTTGAATAGATTCTCGTCGGTCGTAAGGCCTTGTTTTTTTCTGAATATTGATTCTCCGAGGTTTGTGAGCTTTTCGTCGTATCCGGGTTTCAGGAAGTTGTCCAGTGTCTGGCTTTTCCCGGTTTTCGGGTCCAAAAGGAAAAGACGCAACCTTTCGAATTGTCTTTCGCTGTTCAGTCCGTTGCTTTCAAAGGAAAGGCTAAGTGCGTTTGGGCTTAGGTAGAGCACCCTCTCGTAAAAATTAGAAGTGTGTTTGCTCAGGCTGTCGATTCCTTTTTTTCTCCTGAATCTTTTATACAGCCCGATGTATTTGTCAATTTTGGTTTCGATTTCGTTGATGTCGCTTGCGCCGAAATGGGAGGCGATTTTCTGATTGATGTTGTCGCGTGTTTTCTGGGAATTGGCCGAAACGAACTCTGGATAACTTACGGTTATGGTTAGGAGAGGAGGTTGGTCCAAATGCTTTTTTTCAAAACTAACGATTTTGTAAGCGATATTTTCCGGCCCCTCTATAATCTGGTTTTCATTGATTTTCGATTCTGATTTTTCCGATTTTTTAGAGCAACCGAAGACAAGCGAAATAAAGAGGCCTAAGACGGCAAGGCGTAAGAATGATCCCATTTGTAGTGTCTTGCTTTTTCGAAAGAAATATGCCAGAGAAAGTTAGACTTTACTCTGGCATAAATCAAACGTGCGGAATTTACCGAGGTCATATTATGGTATTCTTCCGATTAATACTTTTTCTAGTCTTGAATCATTACTTCAACTCGTCTATTCGTATATCTGTTTTCCGGACTGTCATTTGGTTTTAGCGGTTCGGTCTCGCCTTTGCTTTCCGTGGAAATCCGGTCGGGGCTTATGCCCAGTTGTTGGAAGATGATTTTTACGGCTTTGGCTCGTTCCAGTCCCAATTTGTGATTATACTCGGCCTCGCCTATGTTATCGGTGTGGCCGATCAGCGTTATTTTGCCGGTTTTTCCCATTAAGCTGACCAAGGCTTTTATGGAGTTCATCCTTCCCTCGTCGTTCAGGTCAGACTCATCGAAGGAGAATCGGATATTTGCCAAGAGACGTTTCTCGGGAGGTGTTCCGGCTTTTGGAAGTTTGGTTTCGGGAGTTATTTCCGGTTTTTCGATTTTCGGTTCGGCACTTTGTCTTTCTTTATTCTCGGTTTCTGTTTCTGTGGTGTTGGATGTATCCGCAGTTTTTTTGACTGGCTTGAGTTGCGCTCTTGCCCGGTGTTTTTTTCCTGTTTTCGGTCTTGATTTCCTTTTCTTTCTATCTTTCCATTTTAAGTGGGAGAGTTTCTGCACTTGCCTTCTGTAAACAAGCGAGATTTCCGTGGCGGAATTTACGGCGTTGGTTGCGCCTTCGATTGGGATATCTTGCCCAACTCTGACGCTCCATTTGTTCCAATCGAGCCCTATGCGTGCGTGCGGGCCATATGATGTGCTGTAGGCTAATCCGGCTACGGCCTTTGCGTTATACATATTGCCGGGAAGGCGTAAATGTCTCAAGCTTCGCGATACTTCCCCGCCAATTTGCGCCCGGGTGTTTCCGGCTTGGTTGCTTATCAAAATTTGCGGATAAATGGCCCAATCCCTGTTTTTGAACGCCCTGTATTTCGCATAAAGCGAAGTGGTGGAGGGATAACTGTAATCCTGTTCCATCCATGAGGCGTCGGGAGAGTTAAGGTCGTGTCCTGAAAGTCCGACTTGGAGAATAATGTCCTCCTTTTTGTCATAAAGCGTATAGGCGAATCCGGCTCCTATCCCGAAAAACGTCTTCGAAAAATCCAGTCCGGGCTCGTTAATCGGCAGGTCCCTGCCAAATCCGAATCCGTCGATATATTGGGACCCGGTCACGATGTTTTTCGGGTTCAGTTTCTGGATATGAGACGTTCCTGAAAGGGCAAAGCTGACGTACGACTTTTTGGTCAATGTCAGGCCTGTTCCAAGAAACAGCTGGTATTCTTGGTTGGAAAGGGCGCCGTCTCCGGCCGTGCGGTCATTGATCACATTAAAGCCGACGCTTCCAAACGGTTTTTTGCGCAACAGAAAGGGGTGGGAGTACCCAGCTCCAACAGCATTTACGTTGAAACCGGGTGTCATGGATTGGTTGCGATATATTAAGTTGCCCACAGCGTAGTTTGATACGCCCAAGGCTGGGTTTACCCGACTCTTGTTTTGGTCGAAGAGCGAAAAATCCAGTCTTTGGGCATAACCCGAAAGCAGGGACAAAATGACCGTAAAGGCCGTTAAGATAAATTTCTTCATTGGAGTGAGTGTGTCGGTTAGCGGATAAGTCTTATCGGGCCTGTGGTTTCGCCCTCGGCGTTAAGATCTCTTCCGCTTTCAAATTTGCCTTCCAGTTTCCAGTAGTAAATCCCGGCGGGTTGTTTCTGTCCGTCTTTGGTGCCGTTCCAGCCTTGGGATCGAGCTTCTTGCAAGTCGTTAGTCTCATACATCAGGATTCCCTGCCTGTTGAAAATCCGCAAACGGAAGTTTTGCGTTACCGCATTGCCGTATACTTTGAACTGTTCGTTGCGGCCGTCATCGTTCGGCGAGAACATATTCGGGATATGAAGCGAGTGTTTTACCGTAACGGTAGTTTCGTCAGAGTTTTTACAGCCGAGGTTGTCTGTGCCTGTTACGCTGTATTTCGTGTCTTCTGTTGGCGATACTGTTACTATGGCGCCTTCAGAGTCTTCTAATCCGTTGGCGGGCTCCCAAATATAGGTTGAGGCTCCCGAAGCTTTCAGGTCAACGGTAGATCCGTAATCGATAGTCGGGTTTTGGGGTGAAATGCTAACGTCCGGTTGTTGACCCTGCACTCTTACCTGGCCGTAGAAGCACTTCAAGTTATTGTCGAACCATATTTTGTAGTGTTGTACGTCTTTGTGGTCAACGGTTATGTTCGGGTCGGTTCCTTCTGCGCCGGTTGCGGTGTTTTCCCAAGAGTAGATCTCCGGTTTCGGCCCGACCGGTAGTTTTGCGCTCCCACCAAGGCAAACTTTCAGTTCATCATCGAAGAATGTGGGTTTTGTGCCGTCGGGGACTGTTACTTGCCAGCGAAAATTTTTCGGAGTCCCCGAACTATCTTTGTATCTGGCGTATATAATTTCATTTTCCGAGGCTTGCTTTTGTAAGGTGACATGTTGGCCTAAAACTCCGTCGACACTCGAGTACCAATCGGCTAATACAGTAACGTCAGGTACTTTTAGCGTCATCATGTCTCCGGGGCAATGAAACAGGTATTCGGTGTTAAGCCCGAAAATAAATGTATAGCCTCCACCGCATGCTCCCGTACATTGGCTGATATTGAACGCGTTGTCTACGGCTTCTATTCTAATTAGATAATCTCCCTTTATAGTAAAATCCTCAATCGTGATTTTGGACATACCGTCAAGCCTGCCTCTGCCGGTTATTTGTCTCCGTTTTTCCAAACTAGGGTGGAGGAAGTAATATCCTTGGCGGAAGAACTTTTCATCCAATGGTTGCTCCAGCAATTCGATACGATATTCGTAAGATAAAGCCTCTTTAGGAGTTTCATCCGTTACCGATCCTTTAATGAAAATTGATACGGTATCTTCTTCAAACGCTGTCGTAATATCGGAAATTCCAATATGCGGAGGTTTGTTCTCGGGAGCCAGGTTTTCGATAATATGTGTTTCGGTCCCTTTGACCAAAAGGATGTCCAAATCCCGGTCGTTGTTGATGTCCGCTGGGTATCCTTTAAAGCCTTTCAAATCCGTGTCAGGAGCCAGAATGGTTTCCGTGTATGAATCCGTGACGGGATCATAAATAAGAAGCAATGGGTTCTGGTTTTCCGAAAAGACCAATATGTCGCTTCTGCCGTCAGAAGTAAAGTCAGCAGAAAAGATGTCGATGATATTATCGGCTGAAGTCGGGATGATTTTTTCAGCCATATAGGGAAGGGAACTGATTTTAATACTATTATCTTCCGTAACGGATGCCAATGAAGGAATTCCATCATCGTTGAAATCTTCAAAGCTGATAACGTCCAGTTTGTGTGGATTCGGAAAAGGGAGGGTTGAGAATTTAAATCCTTTTTCGGAAATCAGGCCATTGAATTTATCCTTTCCGGACAAGAGGATATCCGTAATGTTGTCATTGTTGAGGTCACGGAGATAAAGATTTTCCTGGATTCCGGCATTCCCAATGTATCGGATAGAAGCGGTGGAATCTTGTGCGATGGATGCGATTTTGATCGTTTGGTCTTCGCATAACATCACGAAATCGTTCCTGCCGTCTTGGTTGTAGTCCAGGCTTTTGATCTTCTTCGGTTTGGTATAGATCAATAGTATGTCGGAGAAGCCGAGGCTGTATTCCACGGGTTTTTCCTTGTTGTTTGTTATCGTGCCGTCGTACGCTTGAAAAACGTATAGACCTTCGTGGTCCGTCCCCGTAAAATAGAGGTCGGGTATGTTGTCCCTGTTCGTTTGCCCGAAAAAGACACGCAAATCGTTTTTGATTCGGAGTCTGGAAGGCGTAATGTCTTTCCGTTTGTAAACAGAGTCCACGGGATCGAGAAAATAGGCGAAAATCTGCGAACCTTCACTGGTGTGCGTCAAGATGTCAAGGGAACCGTTATTGTCCAGGTCAATCCACGTCAACATTGCGTTTTGGGGCAGGGGCGTGTCAAGTTTTTCCTCCGGATAAATGCGGAAACCTTGGGCGCTGGCGTATTCGGCCGAAAAGGCGACGGAAAAAAGGAAAAGCGCGAAGAATAATTTTTTCATTGGGCTTTACTTCTCTTTGTAAAATTGGAAAGACAGAGAAAAACGAGAGCTTACGGCTTTGCCGTTCTCGATGGCCGGTTTCCATTTTGGCATAGTTTCCAAAATCCTGACGGCCTCTTCCTTGAACGCTTTGTGCGGAGCTTTCCCGATACTGATATTCTTGATAGTGCCGAACTCGTCGACATCGAATTCGGCCAGAACGGTTACTTCGTCAGCGATTTTGCGTTTGTTCCGAAGCTTTTCGGGGTAAATAATCGCCGTATCCAGAAACGCGTAAAAGCGGTCGAAGCCAATCACGGGCATGGCGTCAGAGTTTAGTGAGGCCGATGTGATATTTTCCTTTGCCGTTTCCTGTGGTTCGGCAAGGATTTCCACCTCTTCTTCTTGGCTTTCGGTTTCCAAAGCTATTTCTGGCTTGTCAATCTGGGCTTCGGTTGCTTGATCTTCGTTCTGGACTTCGACGCTATGGTCTGCTGCCGCTGGAACTTTGGCGCTTTCGGCGACTGCGGATGTTTCCTGTTTCTTTATTGCCTTGTCGAAAATTTCCACTTTGGGAACATTTGGACTTTCGCTCTCCTGAGTCTCTGCTTCCGTGTGGAGTTTTATGTCTTTAGCCTGTTTTTTTATTTCTAAAGTTTCGGTTTCCGGTATTTCCAAACCGGTTTTTTCCTCGTTTAGAGTGATTGGTTCCGGTGATGAAAGCGTGAACTCTGGCTCAGGCGCTTTGCCGAGAAAAAACAGAGTGGTCGCGGCACCGGCGATAAGTCCGTAAGAGATCATGGCAAACGGAGACTTGAAAATGGATTCCGTCCGAACAGCAGAAGCTGTTGCGGCGTGTTGTTCCAGAATCTTGTCAAAGTCCATGTGTTTTCTCATGTTCTCTGCGGAGACCGGCCGGTATTCGTATTCGACGATGTGAGGTTTGTTTCTTGATTTCATCTTAAGCGTATTTGGACTGTGCGGTCTCGCAGGCCTTGCGCAGTTTTTTGTAAAGTCTGTGGGCGCGTTGTTTGATGTTGTTCTCGTTTGTTCCGAGAACTTCGCCTATGTCGCGATAATTGAGTTCCTGCTGGAATCGCAATTCCAGTAAATACGCGTCCTTTTCATTCAGTCCCGAAACGGCGGCTTGCAGAATGTTCCGGTCTTTGGGGTCTTCCGGGTCGAACCACAGGTCCACGTCTTTTTCCAAATTGCCGAGGGTCTGCTCGTCGAGGAAGACGTACATCTGTTTTTTCTTGTCACGGAAATGTTGGCGCACCTCGTTCAGTGCGATGCGGTAAAGCCACGCCGAAAAAGGGAATCCCCTGTGTTCGTATTTATGAAGACTGTTCAGAGCGCTGAGAAACACTTGTGAGGTGATGTCGGCCGCCAGATGCTCGTCGTAAACCTTTCGGTGGATAAAGTTGAATATCTTTCCGAAGTATTTCTCGTAGAGTTCCCTGAAATGGGCCGGATCCTTCTTTGCTTGCTCAATGATCTGTTCTTCTTCTTTGTTGAAAGTAGTACTGAGCACGTTTACTTTTTGATTGATTTCAATAGTGATAATGCCGTATTTCTTTGAAGTTACACTTTCAGGGCGTTTTTAAGCGTGTTTTTACGTTTTGACCGCCGATGTTTCCAGCTAAGCCGGACATTTTCTTACTTTTTAAAAAATAATAACCAGGTTTCAAGGTAAAAAGCGCTTTTGGTGATCCTAAAGTACCTTTTGGGTAATCCGAAAAGACTATCGCCGATTTTAGCCTTGAAATGTACTAGATGGTAAAGGTTTTCGGGATAAACCATTTTCAAGCATGGGAGTTCCGCTAACATACTTTCTTCCAATGTTTCGTCACCGATCACCACA
It encodes the following:
- a CDS encoding LutC/YkgG family protein, producing METRNRILSRVSRNKPEAVPCPAIPDFAKQESDLLHRFSENLEMAGGSSFLVDENSLEEKINEVFASPESALWAFGPNDRELSVEELQSPSLLDGIDLVILNGKFMVAENGAVWLDETVLPARALMCLAERVAIVVSDDEIVADMHEAYSKLSGMDGGGFGLFLSGPSKTADIEQSLVLGAHGAKTLSIFVIKTKSK
- the aldA gene encoding aldehyde dehydrogenase, which produces MTNQTQSSVAEDVKVYKQFINGEFVDTNSGSYYDVINPCTEEVLSQVANGDAEDARLALEAARNSQDAWAKLAACERAGYLKEMARITRENRVELATILAKEQAKILPLAQVEIDVTAEYFDYNAGWARRVEGEIIQSDNPKENIYLYKMPIGVTVGICPWNFPFFVMARKVAPALVTGNTSVIKPSSFAPNTIMRFVELIQGIGLPKGVLNVICGWGSDCGHALASSPITGLVSLTGSVEAGEKVMAACAPNITKVNLELGGKAPAIVCEDADLELAVTAIVNSRVIYSGQVCNCAERVYVHEDVYEQFMEMLVKRMSEVKVGDALAEDTPDMSSQISLQQLEKIEAMVARAVEEGCEVLTGGARDDRFETGFFFQPTVLANCRQEMEVIQKEVFGPVLPVVKVKDFDEAIALANDSEYGLTSSVYTQDANKAMKAVNEIKFGETYINRHNFEAIQGFHAGWRKSGIGGADGKHGMEEYLQTRMIYWERH
- a CDS encoding RsiV family protein, which gives rise to MGSFLRLAVLGLFISLVFGCSKKSEKSESKINENQIIEGPENIAYKIVSFEKKHLDQPPLLTITVSYPEFVSANSQKTRDNINQKIASHFGASDINEIETKIDKYIGLYKRFRRKKGIDSLSKHTSNFYERVLYLSPNALSLSFESNGLNSERQFERLRLFLLDPKTGKSQTLDNFLKPGYDEKLTNLGESIFRKKQGLTTDENLFKAGFLFEGNRFYLSDNSALTEDGILFYYNPGKITDNMVEGYELKIPLDSLQTLIQKKW
- a CDS encoding OmpA family protein, with the translated sequence MKKFILTAFTVILSLLSGYAQRLDFSLFDQNKSRVNPALGVSNYAVGNLIYRNQSMTPGFNVNAVGAGYSHPFLLRKKPFGSVGFNVINDRTAGDGALSNQEYQLFLGTGLTLTKKSYVSFALSGTSHIQKLNPKNIVTGSQYIDGFGFGRDLPINEPGLDFSKTFFGIGAGFAYTLYDKKEDIILQVGLSGHDLNSPDASWMEQDYSYPSTTSLYAKYRAFKNRDWAIYPQILISNQAGNTRAQIGGEVSRSLRHLRLPGNMYNAKAVAGLAYSTSYGPHARIGLDWNKWSVRVGQDIPIEGATNAVNSATEISLVYRRQVQKLSHLKWKDRKKRKSRPKTGKKHRARAQLKPVKKTADTSNTTETETENKERQSAEPKIEKPEITPETKLPKAGTPPEKRLLANIRFSFDESDLNDEGRMNSIKALVSLMGKTGKITLIGHTDNIGEAEYNHKLGLERAKAVKIIFQQLGISPDRISTESKGETEPLKPNDSPENRYTNRRVEVMIQD
- a CDS encoding gliding motility-associated C-terminal domain-containing protein; protein product: MKKLFFALFLFSVAFSAEYASAQGFRIYPEEKLDTPLPQNAMLTWIDLDNNGSLDILTHTSEGSQIFAYFLDPVDSVYKRKDITPSRLRIKNDLRVFFGQTNRDNIPDLYFTGTDHEGLYVFQAYDGTITNNKEKPVEYSLGFSDILLIYTKPKKIKSLDYNQDGRNDFVMLCEDQTIKIASIAQDSTASIRYIGNAGIQENLYLRDLNNDNITDILLSGKDKFNGLISEKGFKFSTLPFPNPHKLDVISFEDFNDDGIPSLASVTEDNSIKISSLPYMAEKIIPTSADNIIDIFSADFTSDGRSDILVFSENQNPLLLIYDPVTDSYTETILAPDTDLKGFKGYPADINNDRDLDILLVKGTETHIIENLAPENKPPHIGISDITTAFEEDTVSIFIKGSVTDETPKEALSYEYRIELLEQPLDEKFFRQGYYFLHPSLEKRRQITGRGRLDGMSKITIEDFTIKGDYLIRIEAVDNAFNISQCTGACGGGYTFIFGLNTEYLFHCPGDMMTLKVPDVTVLADWYSSVDGVLGQHVTLQKQASENEIIYARYKDSSGTPKNFRWQVTVPDGTKPTFFDDELKVCLGGSAKLPVGPKPEIYSWENTATGAEGTDPNITVDHKDVQHYKIWFDNNLKCFYGQVRVQGQQPDVSISPQNPTIDYGSTVDLKASGASTYIWEPANGLEDSEGAIVTVSPTEDTKYSVTGTDNLGCKNSDETTVTVKHSLHIPNMFSPNDDGRNEQFKVYGNAVTQNFRLRIFNRQGILMYETNDLQEARSQGWNGTKDGQKQPAGIYYWKLEGKFESGRDLNAEGETTGPIRLIR
- a CDS encoding energy transducer TonB, with the protein product MKSRNKPHIVEYEYRPVSAENMRKHMDFDKILEQHAATASAVRTESIFKSPFAMISYGLIAGAATTLFFLGKAPEPEFTLSSPEPITLNEEKTGLEIPETETLEIKKQAKDIKLHTEAETQESESPNVPKVEIFDKAIKKQETSAVAESAKVPAAADHSVEVQNEDQATEAQIDKPEIALETESQEEEVEILAEPQETAKENITSASLNSDAMPVIGFDRFYAFLDTAIIYPEKLRNKRKIADEVTVLAEFDVDEFGTIKNISIGKAPHKAFKEEAVRILETMPKWKPAIENGKAVSSRFSLSFQFYKEK
- a CDS encoding sigma-70 family RNA polymerase sigma factor, producing the protein MLSTTFNKEEEQIIEQAKKDPAHFRELYEKYFGKIFNFIHRKVYDEHLAADITSQVFLSALNSLHKYEHRGFPFSAWLYRIALNEVRQHFRDKKKQMYVFLDEQTLGNLEKDVDLWFDPEDPKDRNILQAAVSGLNEKDAYLLELRFQQELNYRDIGEVLGTNENNIKQRAHRLYKKLRKACETAQSKYA